Part of the Candidatus Methylomirabilota bacterium genome is shown below.
CGACGCTCCACACGCTGAACGCGACCGAGACAGTCAACCGCATCATCTCGATCTTCCCGCCGCACCAGGAGGACCAGATCCGCGCCCAGCTGTCCGCCGTCATCCAGGGCGTGGTCTCCCAGCGCCTGGTGGTCCGCGCCGACGGCAAGGGGCGCGTGCCCGCGGTCGAGGTCATGATCATGACCGGCCTCATCCGCGACTCCATCCGCGAGAAGCTCAAGACGCCCCAGATCCCCACCGTCATCGCGTCGGGGCAGGCGCAGTACGGCATGCAGACCTTCGACCAGTCGCTGCTCGGCCTCTACCGCGAGGAGCTCGTGACGTACGAGACGGCGCGGGACGCCGCGACCAACCCCGACGACTTCGACCTCAAGGTCAAGGGCATTTTCTCGACCGGTGAGATGACCTGGGACGCGAGCAGCCCCGGCTTCGTGGGCGCCCCCACGGTCGGCAGGCTGCCGGGCCCCGCCAAGCGGAACTAGCCGTGGCGTCGCGGGGCCGCCGCGCGGCGCGCGGGCCCCGGGAGCGGCGGGAGCTGGACGCCAAGGCCGCCAAGCTGGCGGCCTTCGACCTTCTCGCCCGCAAAGCCTGGAGCGCCAAAGATCTGACGAGCCGGCTGAAGCGCCGCGGCGCGCCCGACGAGATCGCGCGCGCGGTGGTCGCCGAGCTGGCCTCCCGAGGCTACGTGGACGACGCCTCCTTCGCGCGCTTCTGGGCCGAGTCGCGCGCGCGGGGGCGGCGCGTCGGCAGCCGCCGTCTCCGCCTGGAGCTTCTCCAGAAGGGCATTCCGCGCGACGTGGCGGCCGCGGCGGTCGCCGCCGCCTTCGAGGAGGCGCCCGAGGCTCTG
Proteins encoded:
- a CDS encoding regulatory protein RecX, which translates into the protein MASRGRRAARGPRERRELDAKAAKLAAFDLLARKAWSAKDLTSRLKRRGAPDEIARAVVAELASRGYVDDASFARFWAESRARGRRVGSRRLRLELLQKGIPRDVAAAAVAAAFEEAPEALRCLEAGRRRLPALLRAGRERAAPRLRDYLVRRGYPLAEVMRTVAALTGTRPDGDAPAD